In one Polaribacter sp. ALD11 genomic region, the following are encoded:
- a CDS encoding Lrp/AsnC family transcriptional regulator, translating into MLDSTDKKLINLLQQDSKQTTKQLSLQLNLSVTAIYERIKKLENQKVIEKYVAIINKNKIEKSFLVFCHIKLIQHSKEYVTTFEREVLKLEEVSECFHVSGDYDYILKIYVKDMETYRNFMVTKLTAIKYIGSTHSTFAIEQVKNTTAINL; encoded by the coding sequence ATGTTAGATAGCACAGATAAGAAGCTTATTAATTTATTGCAACAAGACAGTAAACAAACAACAAAACAACTGTCTCTTCAGTTAAATTTATCTGTAACAGCTATTTATGAGCGCATCAAAAAATTAGAGAATCAGAAAGTGATTGAAAAGTACGTGGCAATCATCAATAAAAATAAAATTGAAAAATCATTTTTAGTTTTCTGTCATATAAAATTGATTCAACATTCTAAAGAATATGTAACTACCTTTGAACGTGAGGTTTTAAAACTAGAAGAAGTTTCTGAATGTTTTCATGTAAGTGGAGATTATGATTATATTTTAAAAATTTACGTAAAAGACATGGAAACATATAGAAATTTTATGGTAACAAAATTAACTGCTATAAAATATATTGGTAGTACACATAGTACTTTTGCTATTGAACAAGTAAAGAATACAACCGCGATAAATTTATAA
- the lipB gene encoding lipoyl(octanoyl) transferase LipB: MNRNILLKDLKVKDYKETWDYQSELLQEIVDVKINNRRKNLEQETENHFLFVEHPHVYTLGKSGDLSNLLLNEKQLEEKGATFYKINRGGDITYHGPGQIVGYPILDLENFFTDIHKYLRLLEEAIILTIAEYGLKGERSAGETGVWLDVGTPFARKICALGIRSSRWVTMHGFALNVNTNLGYFDNIIPCGIRGKAVASMEAELGKKLDVEEIKLKILTHFKTLFEVDEFLIK; this comes from the coding sequence ATGAATAGAAACATACTACTTAAAGACTTAAAAGTTAAAGACTACAAGGAAACTTGGGATTATCAATCTGAATTACTACAAGAAATTGTAGATGTAAAGATTAATAACCGAAGAAAGAACCTTGAACAAGAAACGGAAAATCACTTTTTATTTGTGGAACACCCTCATGTGTACACCTTAGGTAAAAGTGGCGATTTAAGTAATTTATTACTGAACGAGAAACAGCTTGAAGAAAAAGGAGCTACTTTTTATAAAATAAATCGTGGTGGAGATATTACTTATCATGGTCCTGGACAAATTGTTGGATACCCTATTTTAGATTTAGAAAATTTCTTTACAGACATTCATAAATACCTTCGTTTACTAGAGGAAGCTATTATTTTAACCATTGCAGAATATGGTTTAAAAGGAGAAAGAAGTGCTGGTGAAACTGGTGTTTGGCTAGATGTTGGCACCCCTTTTGCTCGTAAAATTTGTGCTTTAGGAATTCGTTCTTCTCGTTGGGTAACCATGCATGGCTTTGCTTTAAATGTAAATACCAATTTAGGTTATTTCGATAATATTATTCCTTGTGGAATTCGAGGAAAGGCAGTTGCTTCTATGGAAGCTGAGTTAGGAAAAAAATTAGATGTAGAGGAAATAAAATTGAAAATTTTAACGCATTTTAAAACCTTGTTTGAGGTAGATGAATTTCTTATAAAATAA
- a CDS encoding GNAT family N-acetyltransferase codes for MLVEATISDAKILTQIVLESKAYWGYSEDQIEGWREDLMVTSKMFEDWHVYKYLIDTKIVGFCILNTTNARRSIIEFLFVSPKVIKQRIGKQLLDHVIEHCIGCSSVVLNVLSDPNAKRFYAKHGFKVIAETESSIPGRLLPEMELEFPENM; via the coding sequence ATGCTTGTTGAAGCAACTATTTCCGATGCAAAAATTCTTACTCAAATAGTACTAGAATCAAAAGCATATTGGGGTTATTCTGAAGATCAAATAGAAGGTTGGCGAGAAGACTTAATGGTTACTTCGAAAATGTTCGAAGATTGGCATGTCTACAAATATCTTATAGATACTAAAATTGTAGGTTTTTGTATTCTAAATACCACTAACGCTAGAAGAAGTATTATTGAATTCTTATTTGTTTCGCCAAAGGTTATAAAGCAACGAATTGGCAAGCAATTATTAGACCATGTAATAGAACATTGTATTGGTTGTTCTTCAGTAGTTTTAAATGTCTTATCAGACCCAAATGCAAAAAGATTTTATGCAAAACATGGTTTTAAAGTAATTGCAGAAACAGAGAGTTCTATTCCTGGAAGGTTATTGCCAGAAATGGAATTAGAATTTCCAGAAAATATGTAA
- the nhaC gene encoding Na+/H+ antiporter NhaC has protein sequence MQDDKNLTEIKLEDQKIIENKELNIWEALFPVFALVAMLAYNVSVFGDDALGGSNQFILLLGGAVAALVGFRNKVSYKRMIEEVAENIKSTVGAILILLMVGALAGTWLISGIIPAMIYYGLQVLNPTIFLAACLIICAVISIATGSSWTTSATVGIALIGIGEALGISLGMTAGAVLSGAYFGDKMSPMSDTTNLAPAMAGTDLFTHIKYMAYTTVPTIFITLIVFIVLGFTQNSTGEADTNALLVDINKAFNISPWLFLVPIIVIALIVKKAPPLAALLAGTILAGIFAIIFQPEVVAQVAGVEKLDFKSAYKGILQAITVKTSVATENAALADLFTAGGMSKMLGTIWLILCAMVFGGIMDAIGALARISSFMLNLFDSIFGLFASTVFTCIGLNFTASDQYLAIVVPGKMYAKAYRDRGLAPENLSRTLEDSGTVTSVLIPWNTCGAYHSGVLGVSVFDYAFYAVFNWLSPFMTLLFAAFNIKIKQLVKK, from the coding sequence ATGCAAGACGACAAAAACTTAACAGAAATAAAACTTGAAGATCAAAAAATAATAGAAAATAAAGAGTTAAATATTTGGGAAGCATTATTTCCTGTTTTTGCTTTAGTAGCAATGTTAGCATACAATGTTTCTGTTTTTGGAGATGATGCTTTAGGTGGAAGTAATCAATTTATATTATTGTTAGGTGGCGCTGTTGCAGCACTTGTTGGTTTTAGAAATAAAGTTTCTTACAAACGCATGATAGAAGAGGTTGCAGAAAATATAAAATCTACTGTAGGTGCAATTTTAATTTTATTAATGGTAGGAGCCTTAGCTGGAACTTGGTTAATTAGTGGAATAATTCCTGCAATGATTTATTATGGTTTACAAGTTTTAAACCCAACAATTTTTTTAGCAGCATGTTTAATTATTTGTGCAGTAATATCTATTGCTACAGGTAGTTCTTGGACTACTTCTGCAACCGTTGGTATTGCATTAATTGGTATTGGAGAGGCGCTAGGAATTTCTTTAGGAATGACTGCAGGTGCAGTTTTGTCTGGTGCATACTTTGGAGATAAAATGTCGCCAATGTCAGACACTACCAATTTAGCACCAGCAATGGCAGGTACAGATTTGTTTACGCATATAAAATATATGGCTTATACAACGGTACCAACTATTTTTATTACACTTATTGTTTTTATTGTTTTAGGTTTTACACAAAATTCTACGGGTGAAGCAGACACCAATGCATTATTAGTAGACATAAATAAAGCATTTAATATTTCGCCTTGGTTGTTTTTAGTGCCAATTATTGTTATCGCTTTAATTGTAAAGAAAGCGCCACCATTAGCAGCACTATTAGCAGGTACTATTTTAGCAGGAATTTTTGCAATAATTTTTCAACCAGAAGTAGTTGCTCAAGTTGCAGGAGTAGAAAAGTTAGATTTTAAGTCTGCTTATAAAGGAATTTTACAAGCAATTACGGTAAAAACATCTGTAGCAACAGAAAACGCTGCATTGGCAGATTTATTTACAGCTGGTGGAATGTCTAAAATGTTAGGTACAATTTGGTTGATATTATGTGCAATGGTTTTTGGTGGAATTATGGATGCAATAGGTGCTTTGGCAAGAATTAGTAGTTTTATGTTAAACTTATTCGATTCTATTTTTGGCTTGTTTGCAAGTACTGTATTTACATGTATTGGATTAAATTTTACAGCTTCAGATCAATATTTAGCTATTGTTGTTCCTGGTAAAATGTATGCAAAAGCTTACAGAGATAGAGGTTTAGCGCCAGAAAATTTAAGTAGAACTTTAGAAGATTCTGGTACTGTAACATCTGTTTTAATTCCTTGGAATACTTGTGGTGCTTATCATTCTGGAGTATTAGGTGTATCTGTTTTTGATTATGCTTTTTATGCGGTTTTTAACTGGTTAAGTCCTTTTATGACGTTGTTATTCGCTGCCTTCAATATTAAAATAAAGCAATTAGTAAAAAAGTAA
- a CDS encoding nucleoid-associated protein has protein sequence MIKKTRAEITKCILHKVANKFNSGQNVFSDDLIRFDQESYDLMKNFLLKPFGSLTQSYRFTKHEDVRLNALNNFASEIFKEETSFVEYSKSIVNHLFEQSNSAQIKTGDAIVVFIEGIEYKDVLTEAIGIFKIENKVDFFQTYLDDNESFDVVVQKGISTKRIDKGCIILNTSDEEGTVVLSVDNNNYDAQYWVKNFLDVKLADDYNSHTQSYLEMCKEFSEEVIKPELGMQQQGNFLANTVDYFKENEAVDYATFKDEVFTDEKHKEQFDDYKKHFENLNDVLIRNNFDVSGVVLKKEKNKLKTEIKLDTNINIKLDVDAPEAASEYLERGYDEEKKMKFYKVYFNEEK, from the coding sequence ATGATTAAGAAAACACGCGCAGAAATTACCAAATGTATCCTTCATAAAGTAGCCAATAAGTTTAATAGTGGTCAGAATGTTTTTTCAGATGACTTAATTCGTTTCGATCAAGAGAGTTACGATTTAATGAAGAATTTTCTTTTAAAACCATTTGGTAGTTTAACACAAAGTTACCGTTTTACAAAGCATGAAGATGTTCGTTTAAACGCATTAAATAATTTCGCTTCAGAAATTTTTAAAGAAGAAACTTCCTTTGTAGAATACTCTAAAAGTATTGTAAATCATTTATTTGAACAATCGAACTCTGCACAAATAAAAACAGGAGATGCAATTGTTGTTTTTATAGAAGGAATAGAATATAAAGATGTATTAACAGAAGCAATTGGTATCTTTAAAATTGAAAATAAAGTAGATTTTTTTCAAACCTATTTAGACGACAATGAAAGTTTTGATGTGGTTGTTCAAAAAGGAATTTCAACAAAAAGAATAGACAAAGGTTGTATCATATTAAATACATCAGATGAAGAAGGTACTGTTGTGTTATCTGTAGATAATAATAATTATGATGCACAATATTGGGTTAAGAATTTCTTAGATGTAAAACTTGCAGACGATTATAATTCGCATACACAGAGTTATTTAGAAATGTGTAAGGAGTTTTCTGAAGAAGTAATTAAACCAGAATTAGGAATGCAGCAACAGGGAAATTTTCTTGCAAATACAGTAGACTATTTTAAGGAAAATGAAGCCGTAGATTATGCTACTTTTAAAGACGAGGTTTTTACAGATGAAAAACATAAAGAACAGTTTGACGATTATAAAAAACATTTCGAAAACTTAAATGATGTATTAATCAGAAATAATTTTGATGTTTCTGGCGTTGTCTTAAAGAAAGAAAAAAACAAGCTAAAGACAGAAATTAAACTAGATACAAATATTAATATAAAACTAGATGTAGATGCACCAGAAGCCGCTTCAGAATATTTAGAAAGAGGCTATGATGAAGAGAAGAAAATGAAATTTTATAAAGTTTATTTTAACGAAGAAAAATAG
- a CDS encoding metal-dependent hydrolase, with the protein MFTHPLLDCFTPYSTQLFAPFSNYRVAFNTISVVDPLYTLPFLTCMIVILFFIRTNSKRLKWTKAEIYISSFYILFTLGNKIYMDSIFEKPFKKAGIAIDRFSAQPSTLNTVLWYAVSETKEKHHLTFYSLLDESATTKKVISIDKNL; encoded by the coding sequence ATTTTCACACATCCGCTTTTAGATTGTTTTACGCCTTATAGCACACAGTTATTTGCCCCTTTTTCGAACTATAGAGTTGCTTTTAATACTATTTCTGTGGTAGACCCTTTGTACACCTTACCTTTTTTAACCTGTATGATTGTTATTTTATTTTTTATAAGAACAAACTCTAAGAGATTAAAATGGACAAAAGCAGAAATTTACATTAGTTCTTTTTACATACTTTTTACACTTGGAAATAAAATTTATATGGATTCCATTTTTGAGAAACCTTTTAAAAAAGCAGGCATTGCTATCGATCGTTTTTCTGCTCAACCAAGTACTCTAAATACTGTTTTATGGTATGCCGTTTCAGAAACAAAAGAAAAACACCATCTTACTTTTTATTCTTTATTGGATGAAAGTGCTACTACCAAAAAGGTTATTAGCATAGATAAAAATCTATGA
- a CDS encoding metal-dependent hydrolase, with protein sequence MAFHRGFMHSILFAILGAFLFGWITYQIYNSGKRANAKNLRD encoded by the coding sequence ATGGCTTTTCATCGCGGTTTTATGCACTCTATCTTATTTGCAATACTTGGAGCTTTTCTCTTTGGATGGATTACTTACCAAATATACAATTCAGGAAAAAGAGCAAATGCTAAAAATTTAAGAGACTAG
- a CDS encoding aminotransferase class I/II-fold pyridoxal phosphate-dependent enzyme — MKFNPADKIQDLQYFGEFGGVNPSISDSSTYTFISAKTMFDTFEGNADGCYLYSRHSTPSNLYLGEALAAMEGTETANVSASGMGAITPVLLQLVSAGEHIVSSRTIYGGTYAFLKNFTPRLGIETTFVDITKLDIIEAAITAKTKVLYCESVSNPLLEVADIVGLSALAKKYNLKLVVDNTFSPLSISPAKLGADVVIHSLTKFINGSSDTVGGVVCGTQEFINDLRNVNSGASMLLGATMDSLRASSILKNMRTLHIRMKQHSLNAAFLAEKFEADGLKTVYPGLVSHPSHKLFKTMMNVEYGFGGMLTVDVGSIEKANALMELMQHKNLGYLAVSLGFYKTLFSAPGSSTSSEIPEEEQKEMGLSDGLIRFSIGLDNDIARTYEMMKACMKEIGVLE; from the coding sequence ATGAAATTCAATCCAGCAGATAAAATTCAAGACTTACAATATTTTGGCGAATTCGGAGGCGTAAATCCGTCAATATCAGATTCATCAACCTATACCTTTATATCGGCAAAAACCATGTTCGATACTTTTGAAGGAAATGCAGACGGTTGTTATTTATATTCACGCCATTCTACGCCATCAAATTTGTACTTAGGCGAAGCTTTAGCAGCCATGGAAGGTACAGAGACCGCAAATGTTTCAGCATCTGGAATGGGGGCAATTACTCCAGTTTTATTACAGTTAGTTAGTGCCGGTGAACATATTGTTTCTAGCAGAACAATTTATGGAGGAACTTATGCTTTCTTAAAAAATTTTACACCAAGGCTAGGTATCGAAACAACCTTTGTAGACATTACAAAATTAGATATTATAGAAGCTGCAATTACAGCAAAAACTAAAGTTTTGTATTGCGAATCTGTTAGTAATCCACTTTTAGAAGTGGCAGATATTGTTGGTTTATCCGCTTTAGCGAAAAAATATAATCTAAAATTAGTGGTAGATAATACATTTTCTCCATTATCAATTTCACCAGCAAAATTAGGAGCAGATGTTGTAATTCATAGTTTAACAAAATTTATAAATGGCTCTTCAGACACAGTTGGAGGTGTAGTTTGCGGAACACAAGAATTTATTAATGATTTACGTAATGTGAACAGTGGCGCAAGTATGTTATTGGGCGCTACAATGGATTCTTTAAGAGCATCTTCTATCTTAAAAAACATGAGAACATTACATATTCGAATGAAACAACATAGTTTAAATGCAGCCTTTTTAGCAGAGAAGTTTGAGGCAGATGGCTTAAAAACAGTGTATCCTGGTTTAGTATCGCATCCTTCTCACAAGCTTTTTAAAACAATGATGAACGTAGAATATGGTTTTGGCGGAATGTTAACTGTAGATGTGGGTTCTATCGAAAAAGCGAATGCTTTAATGGAATTAATGCAACACAAAAACTTAGGATATTTAGCGGTAAGTTTAGGTTTTTATAAGACCTTATTCTCTGCACCAGGAAGTTCAACTTCCTCTGAAATACCAGAAGAAGAACAAAAAGAAATGGGGCTTTCAGACGGCTTAATCCGTTTTTCTATTGGTTTAGATAATGATATCGCAAGAACCTATGAGATGATGAAAGCATGTATGAAAGAAATTGGAGTTTTAGAATAG
- a CDS encoding MarC family protein yields MNEVIAFGILSFTSFFTLINPFGTMPIFMTMTADLDKSHRTKTAQKASIVSFITIIIFAFSGQVLFNFFGISVNSFRVVGGVIFFLMGMDMLQARLGKVKLKESEIKTYVDDISVTPLAIPMICGPGALTNAIVMMEDADSLEKKGILIFAAFAVILCTYLILYSSTKIIKILGQTGINVMMRLMGLIVMVIAVEFFFSGLKPIVLDMFK; encoded by the coding sequence ATGAACGAAGTAATCGCATTCGGAATTTTATCATTTACGTCTTTTTTTACGTTGATAAATCCATTTGGTACCATGCCTATTTTTATGACAATGACGGCAGATTTAGATAAAAGTCATAGAACAAAAACGGCTCAAAAAGCTTCTATTGTAAGTTTTATAACCATTATAATTTTCGCCTTTTCTGGTCAGGTTTTATTTAATTTTTTTGGCATTTCTGTAAACAGTTTTAGAGTTGTTGGTGGTGTAATTTTCTTTTTAATGGGCATGGATATGCTACAAGCAAGACTAGGAAAAGTAAAGTTAAAAGAATCTGAAATTAAAACCTACGTAGATGATATTTCTGTAACACCACTAGCAATTCCTATGATTTGTGGTCCTGGTGCATTAACAAATGCCATTGTTATGATGGAAGATGCAGATTCATTAGAGAAAAAAGGAATCTTAATTTTTGCCGCTTTTGCAGTTATTTTATGCACCTATTTAATACTTTATAGTTCTACAAAAATTATAAAAATATTAGGACAAACAGGTATAAATGTAATGATGCGTTTAATGGGCCTAATTGTAATGGTTATTGCTGTAGAATTCTTTTTTAGCGGTTTAAAACCAATAGTTTTAGATATGTTTAAATAG
- a CDS encoding ribonuclease HII, which produces MLELNYSGFSLEAGTDEAGRGCLCGPVVAAAVILPEGFSHSFLNDSKQLSEKKREEVRPFIEENALAFGVSFVWQQEVDEINVLQASITGMHRSIDALKIKPEFIIVDGNKFRDYKEIPHETIVKGDAKYLSIAAASVLAKTYRDDYMKKIHKEFPIYNWAKNKGYPTKEHRNAIREFGATVFHRKTFRLLPEQIKLKI; this is translated from the coding sequence ATGTTAGAACTTAATTATAGTGGTTTTTCTTTAGAAGCAGGTACAGATGAAGCGGGTAGAGGTTGTTTGTGTGGGCCAGTTGTAGCTGCAGCAGTAATTCTACCAGAAGGTTTTTCACATTCTTTTTTAAACGATTCTAAACAGCTTTCAGAGAAAAAGAGAGAAGAAGTAAGGCCATTTATAGAAGAAAATGCCTTGGCTTTCGGTGTTTCTTTTGTTTGGCAGCAAGAAGTAGATGAAATAAATGTTTTACAAGCTTCAATAACAGGAATGCATCGTTCTATAGACGCTTTAAAAATTAAACCAGAATTTATTATTGTAGATGGTAATAAATTTAGAGATTATAAAGAAATTCCGCATGAAACCATTGTAAAAGGAGATGCAAAATATCTAAGTATTGCTGCAGCGTCTGTGTTGGCAAAAACATATAGAGATGATTATATGAAGAAGATTCATAAAGAATTTCCGATATATAACTGGGCCAAGAATAAAGGCTATCCAACCAAAGAGCATAGAAATGCAATTAGAGAGTTTGGTGCAACAGTGTTTCACAGAAAAACATTTAGGTTGTTACCAGAACAAATTAAGTTGAAAATATAA
- a CDS encoding putative porin, giving the protein MKSNTILSLLIVLFIGNSLFSQRTLNRGNFGNDTTILSDSTNTTGEINVTLSGKTKYTDYKVFSHKRDTTYIDTTLTLQKEYKFNYLRKDLFEFLEFHNQGQTLNNLGYSFNNIYRLPDFGFSAKQASYLDIEDIKYYEVPTPTTEILYRTGLQQGQVLDALFSLNFSKRLNVSLSYKGLRSLGAYRQALVSNGNFRGSFHYRTKENQYEIRGHLTTQDFRHQENGGLTAESLVNFTEDDPNFTTRARLDVNLANSESQFDGNRVYLEHSYKLISSKDSINNKDFSNLKIGHVFTNENKIYEFIQKALTPDFFGNASSSNPKNRKAISKITNNELNIEFNSKYVLGKFKAKTNLTSYSYGYDTILNSNSSISKLRIEGNAISFGADWNAKIKNFQLNADASITPGNGRLSGNYLKGEAVFEKDSIFSVKGTLLISSKSPNFNTLLHQSEYDGYNWQNDFSNVNTRDLGFDFTSKWLNASLNFTNLDNYTYFNEDSKPQQFANQITYLKIKANREFRLGKFGLDNTLMYQNVTSGSSVFRVPEFVTRNTLYYTDYWFKGKPMLVNIGVTFKYFTKYNANAYDPLLAEFRIQNNEQIGFPSFDLFFNAQVRRTRLYFKVDNATSSFSDKNYFSAPNYPYRDLTIRFGLVWNWFI; this is encoded by the coding sequence ATGAAAAGTAATACAATACTCTCTTTATTAATTGTCCTTTTTATAGGAAATAGCTTGTTTTCTCAACGAACACTTAACCGTGGTAACTTTGGCAATGACACTACTATTCTAAGTGATTCTACAAATACTACAGGAGAAATTAACGTAACCTTATCTGGTAAAACCAAGTATACAGATTATAAGGTTTTTTCTCACAAAAGAGACACAACCTATATAGATACCACCCTTACCTTACAAAAAGAGTACAAATTTAATTATTTAAGAAAAGATTTATTTGAGTTTTTAGAGTTTCATAACCAAGGACAAACATTAAATAATTTAGGGTATAGTTTTAACAATATTTATAGATTACCAGACTTTGGTTTTTCTGCAAAACAGGCAAGTTATTTAGACATAGAAGACATAAAATATTACGAAGTACCAACACCAACTACAGAGATATTATACAGAACAGGTTTGCAACAAGGGCAAGTTTTAGATGCTCTATTCTCTTTAAACTTCTCTAAACGGTTAAATGTTTCTCTTTCTTATAAAGGGCTACGTTCTTTAGGCGCTTACAGACAAGCATTGGTTAGTAATGGTAATTTTAGAGGTTCTTTTCATTATAGAACTAAAGAAAATCAATATGAAATTAGAGGGCATTTAACAACACAGGATTTCCGACATCAAGAAAATGGGGGATTAACTGCTGAATCTTTAGTTAATTTCACCGAAGACGACCCGAACTTTACAACAAGAGCACGTTTAGATGTTAATTTAGCAAATTCTGAAAGTCAATTTGATGGAAACAGAGTGTATTTAGAACATAGTTATAAGCTAATATCTAGTAAAGACTCCATTAATAATAAAGATTTTAGCAATCTAAAAATTGGTCATGTTTTTACAAATGAAAACAAAATATACGAATTTATTCAGAAAGCTTTAACTCCAGATTTTTTTGGAAACGCAAGCTCTTCGAACCCAAAAAACAGAAAAGCAATTAGTAAGATTACCAACAATGAGTTAAATATAGAATTTAACTCTAAATATGTCTTAGGAAAATTTAAAGCAAAAACGAATTTAACTAGTTATTCTTATGGTTATGATACTATTTTAAACAGTAATAGTAGTATTAGTAAGTTAAGAATAGAAGGAAATGCAATTTCTTTTGGTGCAGATTGGAATGCCAAAATTAAAAACTTTCAATTAAATGCAGATGCTAGTATAACGCCAGGAAATGGAAGACTTTCTGGTAATTATTTAAAAGGGGAAGCAGTATTTGAAAAAGACAGTATTTTTAGTGTAAAAGGAACCTTATTAATTAGTTCTAAATCACCAAACTTCAATACTTTATTACATCAAAGTGAATATGATGGTTACAATTGGCAAAACGATTTTAGCAATGTAAATACAAGAGATTTAGGTTTCGATTTTACTTCTAAATGGTTAAATGCTTCTTTAAACTTTACCAATTTAGACAATTATACTTATTTTAATGAAGATAGCAAACCACAACAATTTGCAAATCAAATTACGTATTTAAAAATAAAAGCTAATAGAGAATTTAGACTTGGTAAATTTGGGTTAGATAATACATTAATGTATCAAAATGTAACTAGCGGAAGCTCTGTTTTTAGAGTACCCGAATTTGTAACAAGAAACACTCTTTACTACACAGATTATTGGTTTAAAGGAAAACCGATGTTGGTAAATATTGGTGTTACTTTTAAATATTTCACAAAATACAATGCAAATGCTTACGATCCTCTTTTAGCTGAATTTAGAATTCAGAATAATGAGCAAATAGGTTTCCCTTCATTTGATCTTTTCTTTAATGCACAAGTGCGAAGAACACGTCTATACTTTAAGGTAGACAATGCTACCTCTAGTTTTTCTGATAAAAATTATTTTTCTGCACCAAATTATCCTTATAGAGATTTAACCATTCGTTTTGGCTTGGTTTGGAATTGGTTTATTTAG